Proteins from a single region of Runella sp. SP2:
- a CDS encoding LytTR family DNA-binding domain-containing protein, whose product MKVIIVEDEKPARDNLEKLLLELEPGIEIQAKLDSVSNTVAWLTAHQTELLFLDIHLADDLSFKIFEQIHVNTPVIFTTAYDQYALRAFRVNSVDYLLKPIDKNDLQRSLEKFKSNQKTNQTFDIQQLLKTLQQPAKNYQLRFMVSRGEKVMSVPVDQIAYFEGEDRYVYLTKKDGTKYIVDYKLSDLETLLDPTQFYRLNRSFITHFSSIKNIFNVSKSRVKIELEPSAKREIMVSSENTQEFKAWLNQ is encoded by the coding sequence ATGAAAGTAATCATTGTTGAAGACGAAAAACCCGCACGCGATAACCTCGAAAAGCTACTCCTTGAGTTGGAACCTGGCATTGAAATTCAGGCCAAATTAGACTCCGTTAGCAATACCGTAGCGTGGTTGACGGCGCACCAAACCGAGCTTCTCTTCTTAGACATTCACTTAGCCGACGACTTGAGTTTCAAAATTTTTGAACAAATCCACGTCAATACCCCCGTTATTTTCACGACGGCCTATGACCAGTATGCCCTTCGGGCGTTCCGTGTCAATAGTGTAGATTATTTGCTCAAACCTATTGATAAAAATGATTTACAACGCAGTTTAGAAAAATTCAAGAGCAACCAAAAAACCAACCAAACCTTTGATATTCAGCAACTTTTAAAAACTCTTCAGCAACCAGCCAAAAACTACCAATTGCGGTTTATGGTGTCACGTGGGGAGAAGGTAATGAGCGTACCTGTTGACCAAATCGCTTACTTTGAAGGCGAAGACCGCTACGTGTATCTTACCAAAAAAGACGGCACCAAATACATCGTTGACTACAAATTAAGCGATTTGGAAACGCTGCTCGACCCCACGCAATTTTATCGGCTCAACCGCAGTTTTATCACGCATTTTTCGAGCATCAAAAACATTTTCAATGTCTCCAAAAGCCGGGTCAAAATAGAACTCGAACCCTCGGCCAAGCGCGAAATTATGGTGAGCAGCGAGAATACACAAGAATTTAAGGCTTGGCTCAATCAATAG
- a CDS encoding histidine kinase, with product MAYSILYVDDEPDNILAFKAVFRRQYTIFSTQSAEQALEVLRSEPIDLIISDQRMPHTTGVAFFEQIIDEFPDPIRMILTGYSDVQAIIDAINKGKIYHYITKPWKMEELKLVMDKAFEVYSLKRQNQQLEEERNSLLIKTIQQEKNQLLAQFETLKNQLSPHFLFNSMNALASLIASNPQRAIDFTGHFSKVYRSMLEIGGENLIPLREELDFVRSFVFLQQMRFDENLQVQIELSEAHLNDCLPPFTLQLLVENAIKHNIISDDKPLTITIRMEGEWLTVRNTLQRRGSTEPSTGIGLKNLAARYAYLVPHIPTFSEVEGQFVARVPLILEG from the coding sequence ATGGCTTACTCTATTTTGTACGTGGACGATGAACCCGATAACATCCTGGCTTTCAAGGCGGTATTTCGGCGTCAATATACCATTTTTTCAACCCAAAGTGCAGAACAAGCCCTAGAAGTACTTCGCTCAGAACCGATTGACCTCATCATTTCAGACCAACGAATGCCACATACAACTGGAGTGGCTTTTTTTGAACAAATCATCGACGAATTTCCTGATCCAATCCGAATGATTTTGACCGGATATAGTGATGTTCAGGCCATTATAGACGCCATCAACAAGGGAAAAATCTACCATTACATCACCAAACCTTGGAAAATGGAAGAGTTGAAGTTGGTCATGGATAAAGCCTTTGAAGTGTATTCGCTCAAACGCCAAAATCAGCAACTTGAAGAAGAACGCAACTCACTACTAATCAAAACAATACAACAAGAAAAAAATCAATTATTAGCCCAATTTGAAACCTTAAAAAATCAACTCAGTCCCCATTTTTTGTTCAATAGCATGAACGCCTTGGCATCGCTCATTGCCAGCAACCCACAGCGCGCCATCGACTTTACGGGACATTTTTCTAAAGTGTATCGTTCGATGCTCGAAATTGGGGGCGAAAACCTTATTCCACTTCGTGAAGAATTGGATTTTGTGCGGTCGTTTGTGTTTCTTCAACAAATGCGATTTGACGAAAATCTACAAGTACAAATTGAGCTTTCCGAGGCACATTTGAACGATTGTTTACCTCCGTTTACTTTGCAGTTGTTGGTAGAAAACGCCATCAAACATAACATCATTTCGGACGACAAACCGCTCACCATTACTATCAGGATGGAAGGCGAATGGCTAACCGTCCGAAATACCCTTCAACGGCGTGGCTCAACTGAACCCTCTACGGGTATTGGACTTAAAAATCTGGCTGCCCGTTATGCCTATCTAGTGCCACATATCCCCACTTTTTCCGAAGTGGAGGGTCAGTTTGTCGCGCGGGTTCCCCTAATTTTAGAAGGCTAA
- a CDS encoding ATP-binding protein, protein MSCSLGKIATKLTRVLLLLIVYTPSLYAQTTPETIRALADRVIYLDESNVDSFLVYSKLINEQSQKINYQRGICDSYRLMGIYYECRAEYAKAIEWHLKNLSLSEKINDTESQLSALSDLSGQYHFLRQYDKAKHYVKEAIKLSEVSPTKPRRISVFYLNLGIYYRETQQPDSALINYKKSLEIKRKIKDSTGVANVNINISTLLIDQARYSEAQPYVNFNITYHIQKKDLVNIWFDYFNQAQIYMGQKKYPLAKTFLDKALVSAKNIKSKQKESETYQLFVRFYQSQGDFYHAFVMSQAFQKIHAEIINLETNKSVVELQEKYESTKREQQNKLLAAELETQKWYKQTVAIVAVAVTLLALLVGLAWLQNRRKNKLLSHKNDELEQQKKQLENTLQRLHQMREQLVLSEKMASIGQLTAGIAHEINNPISFVANSVQALKMDLEDIAQLLTPEQLKAPKFIELTGEIQALMASIERGVDRTRDIVQGLRIFARNEEGDFTKVNLHQCIDSALTLLTFEIRDRCQIIKRYGAIPMIEGLSGKLNQVFLNILTNAVQAVMSVHPEAHPPTGHIEIVTIKALNIVEVHIIDNGCGMDDITKKRMFEPFYSTKPVGEGTGLGMAICYGIIQQHRGTIKVSSEKGQGTTIVLTFPV, encoded by the coding sequence ATGTCGTGTTCTTTGGGAAAAATAGCCACAAAGCTAACGAGGGTACTACTTTTACTTATCGTATATACCCCCTCTCTTTATGCCCAAACTACCCCCGAAACGATTCGCGCTTTGGCTGACCGTGTTATTTACCTCGACGAATCGAACGTAGATTCGTTTTTGGTTTACTCAAAACTTATCAATGAACAATCTCAAAAAATCAATTATCAAAGAGGTATTTGTGACAGTTATCGACTGATGGGCATTTATTATGAATGCCGAGCCGAATATGCAAAAGCCATCGAATGGCACCTCAAAAACTTATCATTAAGCGAAAAAATAAATGACACTGAGTCGCAATTGTCAGCCTTGTCTGATTTGTCAGGTCAATACCATTTCTTGAGGCAATATGATAAAGCAAAGCATTATGTAAAAGAAGCCATTAAACTCAGTGAAGTTTCCCCAACCAAACCGCGTCGCATTTCTGTTTTTTATCTCAATTTAGGAATTTATTACCGAGAAACTCAACAGCCTGACAGTGCGCTGATTAACTACAAAAAATCATTAGAAATCAAGAGAAAAATCAAGGATTCAACAGGAGTCGCCAATGTAAATATTAACATCAGTACGCTACTTATCGACCAAGCTAGATACAGTGAAGCTCAGCCCTACGTCAACTTTAATATAACGTACCACATTCAAAAAAAAGACCTAGTCAATATCTGGTTTGACTACTTCAATCAAGCCCAAATTTACATGGGTCAAAAAAAATATCCACTCGCAAAAACCTTCCTTGATAAAGCGCTCGTATCGGCCAAAAACATAAAATCTAAACAAAAAGAATCGGAGACCTATCAGTTATTTGTTCGTTTTTACCAATCACAAGGCGATTTTTATCACGCGTTTGTGATGAGCCAAGCTTTTCAAAAAATTCACGCTGAAATAATCAACCTTGAGACCAACAAAAGTGTGGTCGAGCTGCAAGAAAAGTACGAATCGACCAAGCGAGAACAGCAAAACAAGCTCTTAGCCGCCGAACTCGAAACTCAGAAATGGTACAAACAAACCGTGGCTATCGTTGCGGTGGCAGTTACGCTGTTGGCCTTGCTGGTTGGACTAGCATGGTTACAAAACCGCCGAAAAAACAAACTTCTCAGCCATAAAAATGACGAGTTGGAGCAGCAAAAAAAACAGCTAGAAAATACCCTCCAGCGCCTTCATCAGATGCGCGAACAGTTGGTTCTTTCGGAAAAAATGGCCTCAATTGGGCAGCTTACGGCGGGTATTGCCCACGAGATAAACAACCCAATCAGTTTTGTCGCTAACAGCGTCCAGGCATTAAAAATGGACTTGGAGGACATTGCTCAATTGTTGACCCCAGAACAGCTCAAAGCACCAAAATTCATTGAACTCACTGGCGAAATCCAGGCGCTCATGGCTAGCATAGAACGCGGCGTAGATCGAACGCGTGATATTGTACAGGGGTTACGGATTTTTGCCAGAAACGAGGAAGGAGATTTTACAAAAGTGAACCTGCACCAGTGCATTGATTCTGCCCTAACACTGCTGACGTTTGAAATCAGGGATCGCTGTCAAATTATCAAACGGTATGGAGCCATCCCGATGATTGAAGGACTTTCAGGAAAACTTAACCAAGTGTTTCTGAACATCTTAACCAACGCAGTACAAGCCGTTATGAGCGTACACCCTGAGGCACACCCACCAACGGGGCACATTGAAATCGTAACTATTAAAGCACTTAATATCGTGGAAGTTCACATCATAGACAATGGCTGTGGGATGGATGACATCACCAAAAAACGCATGTTTGAGCCTTTTTATAGCACCAAGCCTGTAGGGGAAGGCACTGGACTAGGCATGGCTATTTGCTATGGAATTATCCAACAGCACCGTGGGACAATAAAAGTGAGCAGTGAGAAAGGGCAAGGCACTACCATTGTATTGACTTTTCCTGTCTGA
- a CDS encoding DUF3828 domain-containing protein, giving the protein MRKLLLLFFTFSYFVVASYGQTKTASQTVQDFYKWYTTKGAILEWRQVVKRPELSPAFRKRLTIFYQKMEKDNEGGYDPIVQAQDFDDQFKIKALSSSTTKATFELWMFGGKAATVTLNNVANQWLIDDIKGV; this is encoded by the coding sequence ATGCGTAAGCTCCTGTTGCTATTCTTCACTTTTAGCTATTTTGTGGTTGCCTCCTATGGGCAAACCAAAACGGCTTCCCAAACAGTACAAGACTTTTACAAATGGTACACCACCAAAGGCGCTATACTCGAATGGCGTCAGGTCGTGAAAAGACCTGAGTTAAGTCCTGCTTTCAGAAAACGATTAACCATCTTTTACCAAAAAATGGAAAAAGACAACGAAGGTGGCTACGACCCGATTGTTCAGGCACAAGATTTTGATGATCAATTTAAAATCAAAGCCCTTTCTTCCTCTACCACAAAAGCAACTTTTGAGTTATGGATGTTTGGAGGAAAAGCCGCAACCGTCACACTCAACAACGTGGCAAATCAATGGCTGATTGATGATATTAAGGGAGTTTAG
- a CDS encoding SH3 domain-containing protein, with the protein MKNLLSILFASFFSFSVVAQEYMIAHPKVSAFKNPASTGATAGTYRIGTKVKLLEKSANGKFLKVSQEKGATGWVASAQVVVLDKPTPKEVSLGIARSYNNKPKEGGAANVEVENWLNSLKTDKMLTPTELAEVEFFRLVTIQRIARSIPFGTNELKSWTDSHKKEVYYSDFGNAGHFLQQDLLWKLETTVPATDPLKERIAYEASQLETGGECEGYWVCVLDRALSKSGEYLKRHPKGKNANTLVQSVLEEFKYLDPAEVKSYDAADQKLAKKSANDWKNILSKTAESAEKKQLIALLNKF; encoded by the coding sequence ATGAAAAACCTACTTTCTATACTTTTTGCATCGTTTTTTTCTTTTAGCGTCGTAGCCCAAGAATACATGATTGCTCATCCCAAAGTAAGCGCTTTCAAAAATCCTGCATCGACAGGTGCAACGGCTGGAACGTACCGCATCGGAACCAAAGTCAAGCTCCTTGAAAAATCGGCCAATGGAAAATTTTTGAAAGTTAGCCAAGAAAAAGGAGCGACGGGCTGGGTGGCTTCCGCGCAAGTAGTAGTGCTTGACAAACCTACGCCAAAGGAAGTCTCTTTGGGCATCGCTCGTAGTTATAACAACAAACCAAAAGAAGGTGGTGCGGCCAACGTGGAAGTGGAAAACTGGCTAAATTCCCTCAAAACGGATAAAATGCTCACTCCTACCGAATTGGCCGAAGTAGAATTCTTTCGTTTGGTCACCATTCAGCGCATTGCACGCAGCATTCCGTTTGGCACCAATGAATTAAAATCCTGGACTGATAGCCACAAAAAAGAAGTTTATTACAGCGATTTTGGGAACGCAGGCCATTTTTTACAGCAAGACCTTTTGTGGAAACTAGAAACGACCGTCCCTGCCACCGACCCACTCAAAGAACGCATTGCCTACGAAGCAAGCCAACTCGAAACGGGTGGTGAATGTGAGGGTTATTGGGTGTGTGTGTTGGACCGTGCCCTATCCAAATCAGGTGAATACCTAAAACGACATCCCAAAGGAAAAAATGCCAACACGTTGGTTCAGTCCGTTCTTGAAGAATTTAAGTACCTAGACCCAGCAGAGGTAAAATCGTACGATGCTGCCGATCAAAAATTAGCCAAAAAATCGGCAAATGACTGGAAAAATATTCTAAGCAAAACGGCAGAAAGTGCTGAAAAAAAACAGCTTATTGCCCTCCTCAATAAATTTTAA
- a CDS encoding right-handed parallel beta-helix repeat-containing protein has translation MKRLFVGITFLFFHFTVSAQFGKLLKDVEKGIKDVKKTTNEASSIGKNVPKSVTNTPTTNKNDLPTGRDFYVSLNGNGREATKNQPAKELAVVVPQVQAGDRVHIAAGTYLGATERGSDIFDVPVSIIGGYSPDFSRRDPWGSYRTVLTGTNEYMKESTERIGILTDKKFKDWNGTVIVDGLIIDNGPRNRYLHKKGLYILRKANEASNENPSPDTPGIKIRVGASTKVIVKNCIVTNTAPSQGAIDIQVGKNGEALIENNAIINNTGEGIMCKSLHQGADGLPQYTIRNNTILFCWKKDEIATYGGNCIMMDVNTIVTAEDNVLGFADFGGVNNVKQCKNLTLKGNLFVGHKKYDYKEYNTMMKLDDLDDYGQFLKNTSGNFSALIKVPTNPQWAELYLARKDINRGEIEANVKVSNGKMNQVRGILGLPLQGSSQGAAAEIWLHQLPLEDAIKAGLQAYNGKGCQKSL, from the coding sequence ATGAAACGACTATTCGTAGGTATTACTTTTCTTTTTTTCCATTTTACTGTCAGTGCCCAATTCGGAAAACTTCTTAAAGACGTCGAAAAAGGAATAAAAGACGTCAAAAAAACCACCAATGAAGCTTCAAGCATTGGAAAAAACGTCCCAAAAAGCGTAACCAATACGCCTACAACCAACAAAAACGACCTTCCTACTGGCCGTGACTTTTATGTTTCACTCAATGGTAACGGTCGAGAAGCTACTAAAAATCAACCTGCAAAAGAATTAGCGGTAGTCGTTCCACAAGTCCAAGCAGGCGACCGCGTTCATATTGCAGCAGGTACTTACTTAGGGGCAACCGAACGTGGCAGCGACATTTTTGACGTACCAGTAAGCATCATTGGGGGATATAGCCCCGATTTCAGCCGCCGCGATCCGTGGGGCAGTTATCGCACCGTTTTGACAGGTACCAACGAATACATGAAGGAATCAACGGAGCGAATTGGGATTTTGACCGACAAAAAATTCAAGGACTGGAACGGCACGGTCATCGTCGATGGACTCATCATTGACAACGGCCCGCGCAATCGTTATTTACACAAAAAAGGACTTTATATTTTACGCAAAGCCAATGAAGCCTCCAACGAAAACCCTTCTCCCGATACCCCAGGCATCAAAATCAGGGTCGGTGCTTCAACCAAGGTAATCGTCAAAAACTGTATCGTCACCAACACCGCCCCGTCGCAAGGAGCCATCGACATTCAAGTTGGAAAAAATGGAGAAGCCTTGATTGAAAACAACGCCATTATCAACAATACTGGCGAGGGAATCATGTGTAAAAGCTTACACCAAGGGGCTGATGGCCTTCCCCAATATACCATTCGCAACAATACCATTTTGTTTTGCTGGAAAAAAGACGAAATCGCTACCTATGGCGGAAACTGCATTATGATGGACGTCAATACCATCGTAACGGCCGAAGATAATGTGCTTGGATTTGCTGATTTTGGAGGAGTCAACAACGTCAAACAGTGTAAAAACCTGACCCTCAAAGGAAATCTATTTGTTGGCCATAAAAAATACGATTACAAAGAGTACAACACCATGATGAAACTCGATGACCTCGACGATTATGGGCAGTTTCTGAAAAATACCAGCGGAAATTTTTCGGCACTCATCAAAGTACCCACCAATCCCCAATGGGCTGAACTCTATTTGGCGCGCAAAGACATTAATCGCGGCGAAATTGAAGCAAACGTAAAAGTCTCTAACGGAAAAATGAACCAAGTGCGAGGGATATTGGGCTTACCTCTGCAAGGAAGTAGCCAAGGCGCTGCGGCAGAAATTTGGCTTCACCAACTTCCCCTCGAAGATGCCATCAAGGCGGGACTTCAGGCGTACAATGGAAAAGGTTGCCAAAAATCTTTATAA
- a CDS encoding MoxR family ATPase: protein MTPQFEGTEKYVATRELAVAVNASVSLQKPLLLKGEPGTGKTMLAYEVAKALGKRLITWHIKSTTQAHQGLYEYDAVSRLRDSQLGDQRVYDVENYIKKGKLWEAFEAEEQVVLLIDEIDKADIEFPNDLLQELDRMEFFCYELNRTVAAKHRPIVIITSNNEKELPDAFLRRCFFHFIRFPDRETMLQIVNVHYPDLDKELLERSLKLFFAVRDVKALKKKPSTSELIDWIKLLLWAKVSADDLKDLESMPEVPPFLGALLKNEQDNDLYAALRSKGFRPY from the coding sequence ATGACGCCTCAATTTGAAGGAACCGAAAAATACGTCGCAACGCGTGAGTTGGCTGTGGCCGTGAATGCCTCGGTGAGTTTGCAAAAACCGCTGCTCCTCAAAGGAGAACCTGGCACGGGAAAAACCATGCTTGCCTATGAAGTGGCCAAAGCGTTGGGAAAACGACTCATTACGTGGCACATTAAATCAACGACGCAGGCGCATCAGGGTCTTTATGAATATGATGCTGTTTCGCGGTTGCGTGACTCACAGCTTGGCGATCAGCGGGTGTATGACGTGGAAAATTATATCAAAAAAGGGAAATTGTGGGAAGCCTTTGAGGCGGAAGAGCAGGTCGTGCTGTTGATTGATGAAATCGACAAAGCGGACATTGAGTTTCCCAACGACTTGCTGCAAGAACTCGACCGCATGGAGTTTTTTTGCTATGAATTGAATCGTACCGTTGCGGCTAAACATCGCCCGATTGTCATTATTACTTCCAACAACGAAAAAGAACTACCTGACGCGTTTTTGCGGCGTTGTTTTTTCCATTTCATTCGTTTTCCCGATCGAGAAACCATGCTCCAAATTGTCAATGTGCACTATCCTGACCTTGACAAGGAATTGTTGGAGCGTTCTTTAAAACTGTTTTTCGCCGTTCGGGATGTGAAAGCGCTCAAAAAGAAGCCCTCTACCAGCGAATTGATTGATTGGATTAAACTGTTGCTTTGGGCAAAAGTATCCGCCGATGACCTCAAAGACCTTGAGTCAATGCCCGAGGTGCCGCCGTTTTTGGGGGCATTGCTCAAAAATGAACAAGACAACGACTTGTACGCAGCCTTACGTTCCAAAGGTTTTCGGCCTTATTAA
- a CDS encoding VWA domain-containing protein, with amino-acid sequence MFLDFFLLLKKHALPVSVGEYLNLLEGLKQQVIQMSLDEFYYFSRTVLIKNEMHYDLFDRLFAEYFKNAETVEAKLLAVNVPPDWFEDALKRELTEEEKELIEKMGGLEKLFERFQQLLREQNERHAGGNTWIGSGGISPFGNNGYNPEGFRVKGPSAGNRTALKVWEQREYKNYDEDVELNTRNMKMALRRLRILTREGADEELDMNATIEGTSRNGGILDIHLHPSRKNNVKVLLLLDVGGSMDDHIDLCSQLFSAAKYQFKHIEYFYFHNCIYETLWRDNSRRSSRVPTLEVLHKYNKDYKVIFVGDASMASYEITHPKGSVEHYNEEAGITWLNRFKEQYPHFVWLNPIAVADYWKYTHSISIIREWSENRMFPLTLNGLTQAMKCLKNPKIKFEAGV; translated from the coding sequence ATGTTTTTAGACTTTTTTTTATTGCTCAAAAAACACGCACTTCCAGTATCAGTGGGGGAGTATCTGAACTTATTGGAAGGACTCAAGCAGCAGGTCATTCAAATGAGCTTAGATGAGTTTTATTACTTCAGTAGGACGGTATTGATTAAGAATGAAATGCACTACGATTTGTTTGACCGACTCTTTGCGGAGTATTTCAAAAATGCTGAAACCGTCGAAGCCAAATTGTTGGCAGTAAACGTGCCGCCCGATTGGTTTGAAGACGCACTCAAACGAGAATTGACGGAGGAAGAAAAAGAATTGATTGAAAAAATGGGCGGTTTGGAGAAACTCTTTGAGCGTTTTCAACAATTGCTCCGTGAGCAAAACGAACGCCATGCTGGAGGGAATACGTGGATTGGTTCTGGGGGAATATCGCCTTTTGGCAATAATGGTTACAATCCTGAGGGTTTTCGAGTGAAAGGCCCTTCGGCAGGAAACCGAACGGCGTTGAAAGTATGGGAACAGCGCGAATACAAAAACTACGATGAAGACGTAGAACTCAATACCCGAAACATGAAAATGGCCCTTCGGCGGTTACGCATCCTGACGCGGGAGGGAGCCGACGAAGAACTTGACATGAACGCCACCATCGAAGGTACAAGCCGAAATGGTGGGATTTTGGATATTCATTTGCACCCATCGCGAAAAAATAACGTAAAGGTACTGTTGTTGCTCGACGTGGGTGGTTCCATGGATGACCACATTGATTTGTGTTCGCAGTTGTTTTCGGCGGCCAAATACCAGTTTAAGCACATCGAATATTTTTATTTCCACAATTGTATTTACGAAACCCTTTGGCGGGATAACAGTCGGCGGTCGAGCCGAGTACCGACGCTGGAGGTTTTGCATAAGTATAACAAAGACTACAAAGTGATATTTGTAGGAGACGCTTCCATGGCTTCCTACGAAATTACTCATCCCAAAGGAAGTGTGGAACATTACAACGAAGAAGCGGGTATTACGTGGTTGAATCGTTTTAAAGAACAATACCCTCATTTCGTATGGTTAAATCCAATCGCGGTAGCAGACTACTGGAAATATACCCATAGTATCAGTATTATTCGTGAATGGTCCGAAAATCGGATGTTTCCACTGACCCTAAATGGATTGACGCAAGCCATGAAATGTTTGAAAAATCCTAAAATTAAATTTGAAGCTGGCGTTTGA
- a CDS encoding 16S rRNA (uracil(1498)-N(3))-methyltransferase — MHLFFQPDFSSISALTDDEAFHAAKVLRLREGETVQVTDGQGSWYDAQVRQSTPKRCDLQILKQTTYEPRPYSIEIALAPTKNIDRIEWFVEKATEMGIDKISFFYTKHSERRTIKLDRLQKIAVSAMKQSLQAYLPQLEEVGDFEKWLPKASEATAQKFIAHLPDDVLPPHLLKSALPKQNYLVLIGPEGDFTTKEIELTQQLGCQMAVLGNTRLRTETAALVACQTFHLVNIP; from the coding sequence ATGCACTTATTTTTCCAACCTGATTTCTCTTCAATTTCTGCCCTCACCGACGATGAGGCATTCCACGCCGCCAAAGTGTTACGCCTTCGCGAAGGAGAAACCGTTCAAGTAACTGACGGTCAAGGAAGCTGGTACGACGCCCAAGTGCGTCAGAGTACACCCAAGCGCTGTGATTTACAGATACTAAAACAAACCACTTACGAGCCGCGTCCGTATTCCATCGAAATCGCTTTGGCCCCCACCAAAAACATCGACCGCATTGAATGGTTTGTCGAAAAAGCGACCGAAATGGGAATTGATAAAATCTCATTTTTTTATACCAAACACTCAGAACGACGTACGATTAAACTAGACCGCTTGCAAAAAATAGCCGTTTCAGCTATGAAGCAGTCGTTGCAAGCCTATTTGCCTCAATTGGAAGAAGTGGGCGATTTTGAAAAATGGTTACCTAAAGCATCGGAAGCAACCGCGCAAAAATTTATTGCCCATTTACCCGACGATGTGCTTCCGCCGCATTTGTTGAAAAGTGCTCTCCCAAAACAAAACTACCTTGTGCTGATTGGCCCTGAAGGAGATTTCACGACCAAAGAAATCGAATTGACGCAACAACTTGGGTGTCAAATGGCTGTGTTGGGCAATACTCGCTTGCGGACGGAAACGGCAGCGTTGGTGGCGTGTCAGACTTTTCACCTCGTAAATATACCCTAA
- a CDS encoding LytTR family DNA-binding domain-containing protein — protein sequence MTFFLMMATFLNFGMLILTLKNATSIMSQASYFSLPPLKESRLSHIFVHVGGIPRPIDKFQIVYMQSEVNYTRLFLKSGKSYLESKTLKHFNEVLGNVDFVRIHKSYLVNAKHIVAMTPDNVLLLNGEELPISRRKRRALKKDNALTKFWGN from the coding sequence GTGACATTTTTTTTAATGATGGCTACTTTCCTGAATTTTGGAATGTTGATTTTAACCCTTAAAAATGCTACATCTATTATGTCACAGGCATCGTACTTTTCGCTCCCTCCGTTAAAAGAAAGCCGTTTATCGCATATATTTGTGCATGTGGGCGGTATTCCTAGACCTATCGATAAATTCCAAATCGTCTATATGCAGTCGGAGGTGAACTATACCCGACTTTTCTTAAAAAGTGGGAAGTCTTATTTGGAGTCAAAAACCTTGAAGCATTTCAACGAAGTTTTGGGAAACGTTGATTTTGTACGTATTCATAAGTCGTACCTCGTCAATGCCAAACATATCGTCGCGATGACTCCCGACAATGTGCTCTTGCTCAACGGCGAAGAATTGCCCATTTCGCGGCGCAAACGTAGGGCTTTAAAAAAGGATAATGCACTGACAAAATTTTGGGGGAATTAA
- the yiaA gene encoding inner membrane protein YiaA translates to MNQKPSSAFIGASWVALGAGMAGYIIGLWRAELPLNEKGYYFTVLMYGLFAVVSVQKSVRDRLEGIPVTDVYYGISWFSTILSISLLAIGLWNATMLPSEKGFYAFAFLLALFGAIAVQKNTRDSQDSPSSKTGTKFDKDSL, encoded by the coding sequence ATGAATCAAAAACCATCTTCGGCATTTATTGGCGCTTCTTGGGTCGCATTGGGCGCAGGCATGGCAGGCTACATTATTGGACTTTGGAGGGCCGAACTCCCACTTAATGAAAAGGGATATTATTTTACAGTTTTAATGTACGGGCTATTCGCTGTTGTGTCAGTACAAAAAAGCGTGCGCGACCGCTTGGAAGGTATTCCCGTGACGGATGTATATTACGGAATCAGTTGGTTTTCAACTATTTTATCTATTTCTCTTTTGGCTATTGGGTTGTGGAATGCGACCATGCTTCCAAGCGAAAAAGGATTTTATGCTTTTGCGTTTCTGTTGGCATTATTTGGGGCGATTGCCGTTCAAAAAAATACCAGAGATAGCCAAGACAGTCCTTCTTCTAAAACTGGTACTAAATTTGATAAGGATTCGTTGTAA